The genomic window GACAGAAAACGCGCAAATGGTGGATCATCGGCAGCGGACTTCTGCTGTTGCTGGCCGTGGGAGTCATCCGTGAGTATGGCCTGTTCTCGACAACAGCGGAGTATTTCACTGACGCCTCCTTTGAGAGCAAGCTGGACAGACTGAAATCTCAACCGATAACGCCCGTGGAAATTGACGAAGATGCGGAACGCGTACGGCAGTTGATGGAGGAGCGAACCGATTATCGCGGTCGACTTCTCTTTCCACCCACCACGGTTGCCGAAATGAAATACGACCCGGAACTGGTTGCGGGGATTCCCTGGGAGAAGAACTACGAGCCCGTGCCGCTGAACGAGGTCGAAGTTACCTATACCGAGAACCAGTTTCAGCAGGAGCGTGCGGACTGGTATCAGAACCTGTTTTTAACAGAGTATGAGGAGCATGGGGAAAAAGATCCGCGGTGGGATGAGCCGGCGCGGGAATTTCTGAAAGAGGCAGCCCGTTGGGTTTCGATTGCACGATTTCAAAAGCACCGCTCACCAAAGTTTTATCCAGACCAGTCTGATGGGCAACTGGCAGAGCAGGGCACAGCGGTCGTTGAGCTGGGGTGTCGGGATCCTCTGGTTATCAGCCTGGTCATTGAAGCACTTGCCAGTCAAAAGATGTATGGGGTTATGACCGCGCTGACTCAACAGCTGAATAAACTGTATACCCCTGACCGTTACTCGGAAATCGTGAGTTTTCAGATTCTGAAGTCTCTGGTACTTGTGGGGAAGGGGACCGATAAACGGGAGGCTATGTCGCGCCACTTTCTCAAAGCGATCAAGGAGAAGCAGCTATCTGGTCTCGAAAGACGGATTTATCTGGAAGAGATGGGAATCATCACGGCTCCTGCGCATCAACCGATTCTGGGGCCATTCATGCTCGCACTGGAAAGCCAGGAGAACGCTGACCCCTGGCTCAAAAGTATGATTCTGGGATCGTTTTACAATCAACTGGGGACCAACGGGAGTACGCTCAGGGAGTACTGGCCCCCCTATACCAAATTCATTCAGACTGACTGGGCAAAAGTGAAATCCGTGTTCATGGGGCATCTGCGTAAATCGTACCGGTTATATCTGCAGGCGTATCAGCTGGCTCCCGAACTTCCAGAGGCCCCGTTGAAACTGTATCCCATGTCGTATCGGCAGAATCCACAGATGTTGTACGCGGACATTCTGCTTGATGATGAGGGCGAATTTGATCGGCTCTCACCGGCGAGTCCAAGATACTGGTTTGATCGTGCCATCGCAGCCCAGTTCGATTATCGTCCCATGTATCGGCTGTACCGCGGCTCTCTGATTCCTTCCCCCACAATCTACGAGAACTGGAAGCGTTATCAGCCGGTGCTCAAGTTTGGAATGGAATGTCTCAATTCCGAACGCTTTGATACGCAGGTGCCTTTTGGTTTTCAGGATGCGTTGCAGGCCATGATTGCCGGTCATGAATTTATGCGGGGGCCTGGTGGAGCCCGCAGTCGTGAAGTCTATGGCTCTGATGATGTACTGCCCCAGATGCAGAGAATGGTAAAGGGATATGCATCCCACTTGAGTGTGGAGCAGACGGACTACTACGAAACATTGCTGGCTGGAATGAACTGGATTCAGGGGCACGAGGAGGCCGCCCAAAAGCAGTTTGCGGCTTTGGGAGAGCGTATGAAGCTGGAGGCGCTGCAGGAAGTCTCCCTGAATATAATGGAATTGAAACGCAGTCAATCCCCCAAACAAGACAACGATCAGCTGACAGTAGACATGGAAAAACTCCGCGGGATTGGTTATCTCAGCGATCGGTCACAGCTGATGATTTCCCTGGACGGCGGTCGGGTTCAGACATGGGATCTGGAAACACGTCAGATGTTGAAGGAATATACTCTGTTTCCCGATGTCGCACCGGAGGCAACACTCGCGAAGAGTATTTCAGATAATGTGAAATTTATCAGCTGCTATCAGCAGCCTGAAATCAAAATCTTTGAAACCGTATCATTTACCGAAGTCGCCAGCCTGAAGCTGCCCGCCGACAAGCCCGTGAAAGCACATCGTGTTTCGAATACCGGCAAGTACATCGCAGTGGCACTGGCAGATCAGGTGGAACTCTGGGAAGTCGCTTCGCAGAGCAGGATTGCTGAAATCAATATTCGAGCTAAAGAAACGATGGTTGATAAATACGACTGGCGGGATTTTCTGCAGCTTGTCAGGGAAGTTCACTTTACCGCGGATGATAGTAAGCTGGCCTTTGTGCGCGGGGGCATCTATAAGAAATTCAATCCGGGATTCTGGTCGCCCGGAGCACTGCCGCATGTGGTGGATGTTCTGTATGTCTGGGATTTGCAGCAGAAAAAGCTGATTTATACGGGGCAGCCATGCCTGCCTAACATTAATTCGATCGGATTTACCGAAAACGGATTGGAACTGCTGGTCTCCGGAACGAAATGGAGTCTGGCTAACCGGAGTCCGGATTCCTATCCGGAAACGGTCGAAACCCACACGATCGGGTTGCTGAATCTCAAGGAAGGAAAGATCGTCCGAGAATATGCCGGTCGTAACAAGCCTCTCTGGGTTCCGAAAGCGTTCGGTAAGGATCGTGCGCAGTTGATCGCGATGGCAGGTAACGAACTGCTGGTCTGGGACTGGAAGAGTGGCCGGGAGCTGACCAGTCTCCAGCAGCATCCCCATGATGTGCGGTATCTTTTGACTTCAACGGAACAGGATCGGATGGTGACGGTCGACAAGGAGGGAGTCGTTAAGCTCTTTGACGGTCAACTGGTTCCCCAGGTACGACAGGTGTTGACCGGCCCGGACCTGTATCCCCATCAGCAGCCCCACACGATTCAGTTTCATTCAGAAACCGGACAGATGGGGGTCTGCAACGGACGAACCGGCGCGCTGATCTGGGATTTTTCCGATCCGAAAACGGTTACCGGAAGGTTGTATCGTTCACCAGGGCCGATCGGGACCAGGGCCCTTGGTTTCAGTTCCGACCTGAAGTATCTGGCGACCACCGCGACCACCATGCCTGGGGAGCTCATGCAGGAACTGGCTGAACCGACGCCTGTATCCATCTGGGACACGGCATCAGGCGAAGTCGTCCGGATTCTGGAAGGAGAGACCGATTTCGTCGAGTCGGGCGTTTTTGATCCGTCGGGGCGATATTTTGTGAGTGGCTTGAAGAATGGAAACATCCTGATCTGGGATCTGGAAACAGAATCCAGTCAGCCGGTTCAGGTTCTCAAAGAGCACGTCGCCAGAGTTACCAAACTGAAATTCTCGCCAGACGGCAAGACCCTGCTTTCCGGTGGGTGCGGCGGGGAGTCGTTTGGCAAGAAAGTGAAGCCCGCAGTCAAGGTCTGGACACGTGCGGAATCTGCAGGCGAGTTTCAGGTACAGCAGACAATGGAACTGGATCGTCATGTGCCTCCCACTTTTGGGATTCAGGACCTCGATTTTTCTTCGGATGGAAAGTGGATCCTGGCTTCCTGTAATCATCGTGCTTCGCTGTTTTCAAGGGAGGGGGAGTTGCGTAGTACGGTAGAAGGGGGGGCATTACAGTTTTTACCGGAGGGGAATCAGTTCCTGACTGGAGAGGGAAGGGCAAAGAAAGCAATTCACCTGTGGGATCTTGACGGCGCAAAGGTGCAGACCTATGCGTACCATCCGCAGACCTTTATTACGGCGCTGGCACTCTCCCCGAAAGAGGATGTGATATTGTCGTCCTCTTATGGTGATGGCATCAAAGGATGGTTTGTCGAGTCTGGGGAGCAGGTTTTGTTTCTGTCCGATATTTTTTCCAGGAGTAATCTCCAGAACGAAAAATCTGCATCGGAGCCACAAAAAGAGTAAAGAATCTTTCTGCGAAACCACACCTCGCATGGCGGGGTCTCTCTGCAAATAATCACACCACAACGGCTCGCAACCTCTGGTTTAAATGAGGTGGCGCGCCTTTTTTCTACAATAAACAGCATTTCTGCCTATCACTCCATCACTGTCTGCTGATTTTATTTCGGATCTTTCCAATTTCTTTGCACAGTCGCAGTCAAAATAGCGCCATGTAGTATGAGTGCAGCTTGGAATTGTAGTTATCGGAATCCTGCCTGCGAGAAAGAGTCACCTGGTTGAGTTCGATTTATTTTTCAGCAGGCAGGAACAGCTCTTTCAGACAGCCAGGCTCATTCTTTGTGAATTATTTCTGTCTATTTTTCTGCGTTTTTTTCAGACTGCGTCGGGATCTTCGTCCGGATCTTGATTAAGTGAATGAAAGGCGACGTTTCTCAGCAGGCATGAGGTCGCCAGATCTACGTCTTAACTGTCAGTCGCCAGCCGCATTGATCCGGAAAGGAGGGAGAGTTCAGCATTTAGTACGAGCTTACTGCTGATTCTGTGAGGGAATCAGCGGGTACTATCCAGTGGTGTATTGGTTATATCACATTAAAAACAGTATCAGTTAAAAAGGAACTATGATGACTAGTACTACATTAATGCGTGACAAAATTGATGGACTGCGCCTGCAGTTCAATTCGGGTGAGCTGAATTCATCCGACCTCGAGGTTCAACTGGAATCGATGTGTGCAACCAGTGATCTGGATGCAACCGGCACTCACGCCGATAAAGATCACCTGGTTTCAGACATTCATATGTGCCCCTGGCATACATGCCAGGCAACACGACACGGGTAATGCCGATGACCAGTCAGACCAGAATGATTGAGAACTATCAGGCGACCGTCGCGGCTATGACAGATAGCCTTGATTCGTTCTGGGATGTGGTTGACTGGAGCGATGCCCCCCTCCGATGGCGGTTTTTCCGTCCCAGGGGGGCGTTGCTACCTGTTCAGGGATGGAAGATCCACATTTCAGCGAGTGCTCATGAAAGTCAGCGGATGCTCAAAGTGGTAACACCGCTTCTGATTGATGCTGAGGCCGCGTTCAAGTTTCCTCGACATCTCGAAGACATCGTCTTCCTGAATTCAGGTGATGGCGGAATCTCGGTATTGGGAAAGATTGTGACGATCTATCCGACTGATCTTCAACAGGCGCAACAGTTGATACCACTGTTGGAAGAAGTCTGGCCTTCCAGTTGTGGTCCTGAAGTGGTGACCGATCTGCGAAGGCGCTCGGGAGCAGCGGTTTCGTTCCGTTATGGAATCTTTGGGAAATCTCCCGTGCTGACCGATTCGCGGGGGATTCACCAGTATGCCTTGAGCAGTTCTGACGGGACGCTTTATGCTGATAGTCGGGATCGTGCGCCAGACACACTGCCTCCTGATCCTCCTTATGCGGGAGTTCCTGCAGAGGCATGTCCTGTTCGTCCAGGTAAGACCTTTACCGTCGACGATCAGCGCTATTCGGCGTTGCATCAGATTTCCGAAACGGCTCGTGCTACCGTATATCTGGGAATCGACTTGCAGTCATTCGACAGTGTTGTGATTAAGGTTGGCAGACCGGGAGTGGGAGGGAATCTCAGTGGTGACGATATTTCGACACAGTTAAGACGGGAATATCAGTTTTTAAAGCGGCTGGAGTCTCGTGGGGTCTCGCCGCGAGCGATTGCGTTTTCAGCTGACAGGTGGCCGGTTTTAATTACAGAAGACATACGTGGAACGGAGTTGAATCAACTGTCGCGGGAAGAACGCATCCAGAGCCTGCCTCTGCTGGCAGAGGCATTGAAACAGATTCATCAGGCCAATCTCGTTCATGGAGACATCAAGCCGGGAAATGCACTTCTGAGTGATGTTGTCGTGAGATTAATCGATTATGAACTTACTGTAGAGCAGGGGGAAACAGGCAGTCGAGGGGGGACGCGCGGTCACATTGCTCCGGAAATTGATGGAGAGATCGCCGCTGATTTCTCTCGTGATATTTATGCTCTCGCGGGTTGTGTCTTCGAGGCTGTTCTGGGAATTCCTCCAGGACTGTTACCGGGGAATGGACAGCAGCTGGCTGATCTTCTGAAAAATGAAGGTGAGTGTTCTGCAGCAGCAGTGATTGAATCACTCACCAATCCCGATCCTGAAAGGCGTCCCGGGATCGATGATGTCTGCAGAATGTTGCGGGAGTTTGCGGACGATCATCAAGCCGATTCCGTTTCCAGGCTGCCGGGCGAAATACAGGACACGGTTGCCTTACAGCAATGGGCCGATCATGCAGCAAGAAAAGCGGGTCGGCAGATCGATCAGTATTTGAAATCTGAGGGGAACCAGTCCTGGTGGCGAAACTCACACAATATGCGGCACTTTGACTGCGAGGCCATTAATCTTGGTGCTGCCGGCATTCTCCTTGGTTTGGTTTCCATCGATCAGGCCTGTCAGACGGATGAATTCAGCCACCGATTACAAGCGGGGGCTGAATGGCTTGCCAGTCGATCTCCCCGTGGGCAGGCAGCAGGATTGTTTACCGGGAATGCTGGAGTGGCACTTGCACTGTGCACGATTGGCAAACGTGATCAATCGGTGAAATCTATTCAAGCTGGTTTGAATCGGCTGGAATATGCTGCGTTGGATCATCGCGAACTGGATTTATTTTCCGGTTGTGCCGGCGTCATCTGGTCCGCATGCCTGATGGCAGAGATTCTAGACGATGCCTCTCCGATTGACTTAATTCAGCCGACCCTCAAACGGCTCCATGAATGCCGGCACCTGAGAAAACAGATGCCGTTCTGGTCTATCAACAGGGAGAGAGAACCCGACTATCTGGGCTGTGCACATGGATCAGCGGGCATCGCTCTGGCATTCGGAGCACTCGGTCGTCAAACCGATGATGACAGACTGACGGAGCAGGCCATCGACACTTTTTACCGCCTTGCCAGGTATGGGAAGAATGAGCGGGGAGATGCGTTAAGGTCGATTGTTGACCAAGGCGGGCAGTATGCGACAGGGGCCTGGTGCCATGGCGTCGCGGGATACCTCTGGTGCATCTTGCAGAGTGTGGGGGATCACGCAGCCCTTCGGACGGAAATTGACTGGGCCGTGGAGCGTCTGACAGAGAGTCCTGCAGTGGGGACCCCGACGTACTGTCACGGCCTGGCAGGTCAACTGGAGTTGTGGATGATGCTCAGGGAATTACCGCGTTTCCAGGATCTGGCGGAGCAGCGAGCTCACCGGGTTTCGAGAGCATTGCAGATTTTATGTGATGAAAACGAAGCGACCTGTGCGTGGGTTTCGGATGACCCGGAAGTTACCACACCTGATTTATGGGTTGGCTTTTCCGGTCCTGCCAGTGCGCTGGCGAAGTACTCAGCCCGAATCACATCGCCACTGTTGTCTGGCAGTTGGCTCAAAGCCTGCTCGACGTCAGTAGATACCAGAGAATTCGATTCCATTGTTGAACAGGGGATACTGCCATGATCCGAACCGGGGAGTTGAGCTATGCCACTGGCTTTGCTGCAGACGGTGTGGTGTGCTGTCGCGGCCTGCTGGACCGGTCTGGACTTGAATACGCGGAGTCAGCTTACCAGTGGTCGTTGGATCATCCGGGGCCCTTTGCCAGTGAAGTTCTGAGTGGAGTGCCGGGTTCGTTTTATCAGGATCATGCCCATCCGGATGCGTTTCCCCACTATCGCTCTTTGATTGTCGATTCGGGGCTGGCACAGCAGGTTTCTCAAATCTTGGGAAGTCAGAATCTCTGGCTGCTTTACGAGCAAATCTGGCTGAAGGAAGCAGGAGACCGCTTACCGACACCGTGGCATCAGGACTTACCCTATCTGCCCCTGGAGGGAAAACAGATTGCCACGATCTGGATTAATCTGGATCCGGTTCAGCAAGCAGATTCTCTGGATTTTGTCCGGGGCTCTCAGCGGGGCCCACTCTATAACCCGACCACATTCGATGCGAGAGATCGCGCTGCGCAGATGTATGAAGCAGGTGTCTGGCCCGCATTACCCGATATCGAGTCGGAGCGAACGAGGTGGGATATTGTTTCCTGGGGGATCGAGCCGAGCGATGTGCTGATCTTTCATCCGGCCGTGTTGCACGGTGGGGCGGGAACGAAACGGGGAACGCGGCGGCGTTCGATTTCCCTCAGGGTCATCGGCGATGATTCGTATGTGGCTGCACGACCTGAATCTGGTTTAGCCGACGGGGATCGTCAGGAGGACGACAGACATGATCTCGATCCATTTCAGATGCTCGCCGGTGAGAAACCCGGCACATTGTTCCGACATGCTGCCTTCCCCAGAATCGTTTGAGGGAGTGTAGCGTTTCCTGACAGTGTGTCTGACCAGTATGGAATTATCAAATATGTATTTTGCCGGCTATGCGAATCCACTTTCCTTTTGCCCGGGGGAAACCGTTCATGATTCCCGATGCTGACTGGTTTGAAAAGGACATCCAGTATGAATGTGACTGATTGTTCATTCGAAACTTTGTCCGGCCGGTTTTCTGCTCTGGTTCGTTCCTGGCGAGGAACTGTGTTGCCGGACGATCCCTGTGAGCTGGAACTACCGTCGATCACAGAACAGATTCGGCAGGAGGCAGAATTGCGATTCTTTGTCGATGGGACAAAGAACATGGGGCATCAGGTTTCAACATTGACGTTGATTCAACGTTGCATCGCGCAGTGTGACTATCGCGGCCACGTAAGGATTGTTTATGCAGATTACAATAATCCGTTTCTGGGCTGTACTGCCGAGAAGCTGGCTCTTTTATTTCAAGGACTGGATCGAGATCGGATGCATGCCAGTGTTTTCTCAATTGGTTCCTGTGTACATGTCACCTTCTGGCCTTATCACCGTCGAGCTGAACTGCAGCAACGGGTGAGATTCGGATTTACCGGCGGCGCAGATGACATGTCTGTGAATTATGCCGCGGAACTGAATGTTGATTGCTTCTGCCGAATTCAACCTTATTGCTGGGATGACTTACCCGGCCAGAAGGAAGATATTTATTACCAGAGTTCCTGTATCGAGTGTAATGACGGACGTCGATTTTACCTGGTTGATGCGTTACCGGAATTCAAGGCCCTGGTTATCAATTCGCCTGAACCTCCGCCGACTGAGGTGAGTGCGCAGACCTGGAACTGGTATCAAAGTGCTCAGGCATTCGATCTGGAACAGGGCAATAGAGTGCGGAATACTTACGTTCTGCAGCAGCGACTGCAACAAGCAGATCCGCCGTTAATCTGGCCGATCTATGGATTGCAACATTTCAGAGAGCAGACTCCTTTTATCGCCCTCAATTGTGTTTCCGCTGCCTGTCGGTTGATGAAAGGTTCTTCGAAACCAGTAGTGCTGGCGTCCTTTACCCCAGAGGAAAATCTTGAAGAGACCTACAGGCTACTGAATGCTCTGGCTATCGATATGCAGCGGCAGGATTCCGAGTTGAGCAGATTGTCTGAGACCATCCTGCATGAACTTTCAACTGACGAGTTGGTGATCGACGCAGATGTGTCAGCACCTTATCTGGAAGAGATTCGTGGGGAATTTCGAGAATGGATCGAATCGCGGGGGCGGTTGTTTGTACTACCAGGTTTTTCAGCCGCCACCGGGCAATATGAAAACATTTCAGATGCGTTGCAGAACACGCTTCCGCATCTGCAGAAAAATGATCTTCTCTGGATCGGCCTGGGGCCGCAACCTCAAGAAATCTTTCAGGTCTATTATAGTCAGGCAGACATTCCGGGAATTATAGAAGGGCAGGCATCAGTGAATTACCTGCTTTCGAATGGAATTCCGTTCATTCAACTGATCCGGAAAGAACATTCATTTACGAATTGCTATCCTTTGCGCCCTCTGAATTATGATTCCAGTCATGTTGTGAAGGTGTTGAATGGATTTGCTGCGTGGATCAGAGATCGCTGTCCCGATCTGAAAGCCAGCGATCTGAGAGAGGAGTCTGTCCTGGCAGCAGAACTTGTAACGGGGATCTCTGAAAAAAGTGATGGTGAGAACCCCTTCGATGCCTATTTTCAGCGAGTTAAACAGAGCTGTCAACAGCCGGGAAATGACAAGTTTCTGGTCAGCCTGGTTGCACTCAGTCTGCTGTGCAATGAACAGAGAGGAAATGCCAATGCTTCATTCTGAGTCGACACAGAAGTTCGATCGAATTCCTCTGCCCATCGATGATCAGAAATTCAAAGCGGATCCGTATCTGTTTTACAGATCACTTCAGCAGTCGGGAGAAAAGCTGGTCGCCATCAGCTTACCCGGTGGTCTGGAGGCCTGGCTGGTGCTGGATTACGACCTGACCCGGCGCCTGATCAATTCTCCGGATCTGTCGAAGGATTTCAAAAAGTACATTGTGGGAGGATCCGCTGAGGGAAGAGAAGAATCAGCGACAGACCTGCATCCGATTTATCAACATCTGCATACCACCGATCCCCCCGAACATACCTCCCTGCGCTCGTTGCTTGCTACGGAATTCACTCGCAGTCGGGTCTTACAAATGCGCCCTCAAATTCAGGAAATCGCAGATCAGTTGATCGCGGAGATGGCCCCAAGGGGGGAGGCAAACCTGCTACAGGCGTTTGCGTCACCTTTTTCATTGCACATCATCTGCCAGTTCCTGGGGGTGCCGACGTGTGACATTCAGTTGATTGGACAATGGTTACAGAGGTTGAATCAGGCTGATCTGGAGGGGACCGCAGTTGCACATGAGATCGCTGCGAATTTTCAGAATTACCTGTTGGATCTAGCTGTCAGAGAGCGTGGTTCAAATTCTGACACCTTATTCAGGCGTCTGGTAACGCGTCATGCTGATGGTGATCTCTCGGAGAAAGATTTAATATCCAGCAGTTTCCTGCTGTTGTCTGCAGGATACGAGACGGCTATGAATCTGATTGGAAACAGTGTCTTGACACTGTTAACGAAGCGTGGGATCTGGGACGAGATTCAAAGTGGTCAATATGAGCTGGCAACGGTAGTGGAGGAACTGCTCCGCTGGGAGTGCCCATTGGAGTTCAGTACTCTGCGCGTGGCGATCAGGAAGATCGAACTTGAAGGTGTCAGTATTGAGCCGGGGGAAAAAGTGCTTTTCTGTTTCTATGCGGCAAACCGCGACTCTCAATATTTTATGGCAGGAGAACAGCTTCAATTTCAATGCAGGCATGCAACGGCTCACATGTCGTTTGGCTTCGGCATTCATTACTGTCTGGGGGCAGGTTTAGCGCGACTCGAAGGTGAGGTTGCTATCTCATCACTCCTCGAAGCATTTCCCGAGATGCGTTTAAATCCGGAGCAACCAGAACCTCGGTGGCTTCCCGGATTGACGATGCGCGGTTTAGATCAACTCCCCGTTCGATTCGATTCGGAAGGTTTCTTACCTGAGGGAAGAGAATGAGAACGTGAGCTAAAATGAACCCGGCTGGTACTCATCCAGTCGCCACGTTTCCTGACAAACAGCCAATCTCCGGGTGAAGTGATCGACTTCCAGGTACTTCTGCGTGGTGGCGAAGAGGTTTCCGTCCAATGCCAGCTCGATTTGCAGAATTGGCGCGTGGACCTGTTCCAGGAAAATATTTACCGACCCAAGGGCGGAGACGTGCCGACGAAATTCGGATTGACTAGCGGATTATTATTTCCCGTCCGGAGTATTGCCGGAGAGAACTTGCGGGGCGGGGAGACCTGTGGGTTGTTTCGGCCTCGGCGTTTCAGAACTATCGCCGGCTTGTCACCGACCGGATGCAGCGGGATGGATTACAGTTCCGGGTTAATGGTACTTCGAACCCGGTTTATGAGAGTAATCGTCAGTTACAGGCCTGGACCGTAAATGCCTGGCGACATGGGGCGACCGGCCTGGTTCCCTGGCAGACGGTGGATAAATCAGGGAAGGTGTTGCGAAAGGGCGACCAACTGGGCTGTTCATCTTCGATTAAACACCGGAAGCGAAAACGGTGATCCGCCACTCAGCTCGTCACAACACCTGTCGTGAAGCGGAGCAACTCATTGAATTCCTGTTCCTGATTCAGCAGCGGCAGGGCTGGACAGCCAGTCAGATGCGGGCTTTTATCGAGCACTACATCACCTTGACCGGATCGGTGCGTAAGCAAAACGATGACGCTGCAGTGACAGAGGAATACGAACGGAAGACTCCGTTAAATTATGATTGGTTGAGACAGGCATCCGCTGTGCAGTTGCGTTGGTCGTTCATGCTCACGATCAATCAGCTTGCTTTCTTGCTTTTCCTTTCCACGTCAAAGTTGATACCATATGTGCTTTTGACGAAACGCTCATATTAGAACCGCAATTAATAGCTCAAGAAAATGATGACAAACCGAAGTGATCAAAGACTTAATTATCTTGTAGACCTGCTCGATCTTGTTGTTCGTGAACAGGTTGGAGAATCCCTGGCCGATGTGATGCAGAAGATCCGCCGATTGGCGATTGAACGTCGATCCGGGCTTCCCGATGCTGAGAAACGCCTCGTTGCCACCCTGCAAGATCTCGAACCGTCTGAATTGCGTGATGTAATCCGCTGGCTCAGTCTCTTCTTTGACCTGGCAAACGCCGCTGAAGAACGCGTTCGTATTGAAATTCTCAATGAGCGCGATCGGAAATCTCAAATCCCCGGAGCCCCACGGAGCGAATCGATCGCTGCTGCCATTTCGGAATTGCACCAACAGGGACTTCCGGCTGCCGAAATGCAACGCTGGCTCGATCAGTTAAAGATTGAACCGGTGTTCACAGCTCATCCTTCCGAGGCAAAACGACGAACGACGCGCCAGTTACTTCGGGGAATTCGGCAACATCTGCCGGATATCGAGGCCAGCGGCAAGACGGATGTTGAACAGGAACTCGTGGCAGATCTGACAGTTCTGTGGCAAACAGACTTCATCCGTCCAGAACGCCCTCCGGTGATGAGTGAAGTCAGTCGGGGGTTGTACTTTGCCTCAACACTCTGGGACGTTGTACCTCGTATTTACAGCGAACTGAAGCAGGCACTAGGCCAAACTTATCCCAACCACCATTTCGAAATCCCGCGGGTGCTGTCATTTGGAACCTGGATCGGTGGCGACCGGGATGGTCATCCCTTTGTGACCGCAGATGTGACACGTGAAACATTCGTAAAGCTGCGTCGGGCCGCCGTTGAAGGCCACTTGCGAATGTGTCAAAAACTGCGGAAGCTGATCGTGATGTCCGATCAGCAGATCTCTTCCGAACCAATCCTGCGCGAGCGGATTACACGTTGTTGTGAGAGCGCTCCCGATCTCAAGGATAAACTGGCCTCGATCTCACAAATGGAAACGCCCCGGCAGTTTATGCAGATGCTGGAGTTCAGATTGGAACGAACTCTCGATTCGCTTTCCCAGGATCAGCCTGAAGCCGGTAGCTATGAATCTGTCGAGGAATTCCGCGATGATCTGGAAAAGTTGCATGAGAGTGTTCAGAAAAATCGGGGACGAAGAATTGCCGAGCAGTATTTGCAGCCCTGGATCGACCTGGCACGTACCTTCGGACTTCACTTTGCCTGCCTGGACGTGCGACAAAATTCGGTTGTTCATCGCCGCTGTCTGGATGAGGTCGTCTCTTTGCAGAAATCGGACGATCAGGTCAATGCCCTCGATTTTATATCATCGGGCATACCATGCAGCATCGATGTCTCTCAACTGAGTGACGAGTCCCGTGAAGTTTTTGAGACGTTGACCTTATTGGCGGAAGCCTACGATCAGTGGGGATCGGAATCGATTGGCGGATACATCATCAGCATGACGCATTCCGCCCAGGACGTGATGACGGTC from Gimesia sp. includes these protein-coding regions:
- a CDS encoding phytanoyl-CoA dioxygenase family protein: MIRTGELSYATGFAADGVVCCRGLLDRSGLEYAESAYQWSLDHPGPFASEVLSGVPGSFYQDHAHPDAFPHYRSLIVDSGLAQQVSQILGSQNLWLLYEQIWLKEAGDRLPTPWHQDLPYLPLEGKQIATIWINLDPVQQADSLDFVRGSQRGPLYNPTTFDARDRAAQMYEAGVWPALPDIESERTRWDIVSWGIEPSDVLIFHPAVLHGGAGTKRGTRRRSISLRVIGDDSYVAARPESGLADGDRQEDDRHDLDPFQMLAGEKPGTLFRHAAFPRIV
- a CDS encoding cytochrome P450 is translated as MLHSESTQKFDRIPLPIDDQKFKADPYLFYRSLQQSGEKLVAISLPGGLEAWLVLDYDLTRRLINSPDLSKDFKKYIVGGSAEGREESATDLHPIYQHLHTTDPPEHTSLRSLLATEFTRSRVLQMRPQIQEIADQLIAEMAPRGEANLLQAFASPFSLHIICQFLGVPTCDIQLIGQWLQRLNQADLEGTAVAHEIAANFQNYLLDLAVRERGSNSDTLFRRLVTRHADGDLSEKDLISSSFLLLSAGYETAMNLIGNSVLTLLTKRGIWDEIQSGQYELATVVEELLRWECPLEFSTLRVAIRKIELEGVSIEPGEKVLFCFYAANRDSQYFMAGEQLQFQCRHATAHMSFGFGIHYCLGAGLARLEGEVAISSLLEAFPEMRLNPEQPEPRWLPGLTMRGLDQLPVRFDSEGFLPEGRE
- the ppc gene encoding phosphoenolpyruvate carboxylase encodes the protein MTNRSDQRLNYLVDLLDLVVREQVGESLADVMQKIRRLAIERRSGLPDAEKRLVATLQDLEPSELRDVIRWLSLFFDLANAAEERVRIEILNERDRKSQIPGAPRSESIAAAISELHQQGLPAAEMQRWLDQLKIEPVFTAHPSEAKRRTTRQLLRGIRQHLPDIEASGKTDVEQELVADLTVLWQTDFIRPERPPVMSEVSRGLYFASTLWDVVPRIYSELKQALGQTYPNHHFEIPRVLSFGTWIGGDRDGHPFVTADVTRETFVKLRRAAVEGHLRMCQKLRKLIVMSDQQISSEPILRERITRCCESAPDLKDKLASISQMETPRQFMQMLEFRLERTLDSLSQDQPEAGSYESVEEFRDDLEKLHESVQKNRGRRIAEQYLQPWIDLARTFGLHFACLDVRQNSVVHRRCLDEVVSLQKSDDQVNALDFISSGIPCSIDVSQLSDESREVFETLTLLAEAYDQWGSESIGGYIISMTHSAQDVMTVLWLWRTAWLQHHGEGRDVPALPIIPLFETIEDLRNAASILEQLLTDENYQQYLTETDQRVQMVMVGYSDSTKDGGYLTACWELHQAQEQLAETAEKYHIGLTVFHGRGGALGRGGGPAARAIQSLPHNSVAGRLRVTEQGEVLSERYDDPVIAHRHLEQVFNATLMVSAGPRQDLNPSWADTMEQLSTASFQKYRELIQHPGFLHYFDRATPISEIETLPIGSRPSRRKAEHRTLDDLRAIPWTFAWTQSRHLLPAWYGMGTSIRKFVDQDGSTWATLRTMYQHWHMFRALIDNAELALAKADMQIAQEYAVLAHDESAAELWEMISTEFELSRGSILMIKDNSELLADVEWLKNSVRSRNPYVDPLNLAQVILLERKRSEEAEAADNDDLVHLIRMSIQGIAAGLRTTG